The following is a genomic window from uncultured Draconibacterium sp..
TCTTCTACCAAACCGGAAACTGGAACTCTGGCTACAAAGAGTTTGATGCCGTAAATAATCCGGGCGAATTATCGCTTGAAGGCGGAGAACCAAATATTTCAACACCGGGAGAAGGTTATTACAAGCTAACCATTGACACTTATAACATGACCTACACCAAAGAAGCCATAGCTACACGAAAAATGTATTTGGTAGGCTCTCCTAACGGATGGGATATAGAAGCGGGTATTGAAATGACCTGGGACGATACAAACAAAGAATGGACTCTTACCACCGACCTGGCCGCAGATGATGCATTTAAGATTTTTGCAGAATCGGGCAATTGGAATAGTGGATTTAAGTTGAAGTACGGAACGCTGAATTTCGAAGGAGGAGACCCGAATATGTCGACTCCTGATGGTGCAGGAAATTACACCATCAGATTTAGTCTGGCCACAAAAACTTTAACTTTTACGAAAAACTAAGTTTATAACTTATCAAACAAGGGGTGTCCGGACAATCGGGCAGCCCTTGTTTAACCTCATATTTAACTTATAAGATGGCACATTTTCGTTTTCTTTTCGGTATTTACCTTTCATTACTGTTAAGCCCGGTATTTGGGCAAATAACTACAGCGCCGACGCAACCGGTGGCCTCTCAAAATGTAATCGTTACTTTTGATTCGTCGCAGGATAGCCGCCTCGGAAGCTTTACCGGCGACCTTTACGCTCATACGGGTGTAATTGTTGAAGGAGTAACTGACTGGCAACATGTAATTGGTTCATGGGGAGAAAACAGCTCTCAACCTAAGCTTACCAACAAAGGAAACGGAATTTATGAGCTCGAAATCACCCCCGATATCAATACTTACTATTCGGTTCCTTCAAACGAGAAAGTAGTTAAACTGGCTTTTGTTTTTCGTTCGTCCGACGGATCAACACAAACCAACGATCTTTTTGTCGACATTTACCCGGAAGGGCTCTGGCTTGTTGTTTCTACGCCTTCAGATCATTCCATTCTGAAGCAAAACGAAGAGACCACCATTTCGGCCAGTGCTTCAGTAGAAGGCGAACTTTCTTTATGGTTTAATGACACACAGCTTGCCCAAACTACCGGAAAAGAGATTACCACCAACACCTCTTTTACATCGGGAGGAAACCATTGGATTATCGCAAAAATTATAACGAATTCCGAAACAAAATATGACTCCGTTCCGGTTTACATTAAAAATGATGTAACCACACAGGCCAAACCAACCCAGTACAAGAAAGGAATTAATTATACCTCTGACCAATCAGCAGCTTTGGTTCTTTGGGCACCTGAAAAGAAATTTGTTTACGTGCTTGGCGATTTCAACAACTGGCAACTTTCTGAAGATTACCAGATGAAAAAAGACGGTGATTATTTCTGGCTTGATATCCCAAATCTTGAAAAAGGCAAAGAATACGCTTTTCAGTATTTAATTGATGGCAATCTGAAAATTGCTGATCCTTACACCGAAAAAATATTAGATCCCTGGAACGACAGCTACATTAATGAAACTACCTACCCCAACCTAAAAACTTATCCTTCGGGAAAAACAGAAGGCATTGTTTCTGTTCTCCAACCCGGACAAGAAGAATACCAGTGGACAGTAAACAATTTCACTTCCCCGGAAAAAGAAAAAACGGTAATCTACGAAATGCTTATCCGCGATTTTACCGAACAACACACGTACGATGCAGTTATTGAAAAGCTCGATTATTTGGAAGACCTGCGTATAAATGTGCTGGAATTAATGCCGGTAAACGAGTTTGAAGGAAACAGCAGCTGGGGATACAATCCTTCGTTTTACTTTGCTCCGGATAAATATTACGGCCCTAAAAACGAACTGAAAAGGTTAATTGATGAATGCCACAAACGAGGAATTGCTGTAGTAATTGATATGGTTTTGAACCACAGCTACGGGCAAAGTCCTTTTGTGCAAATGTACTGGGATGCAAGCAATAACCGCCCCGCAGCCAATAACCCCTGGTATAACCAGCAAAGCAATTTCCAAAACCCCGATGCGCAGTGGGGCTACGATTTTAATCATGAAAGTGTTTATACCCGCGAACTGGTAGATAGCATTAACAGTTTTTGGATGAATGAATACAAAGTTGACGGGTTCCGTTTCGACTTTACTAAAGGTTTTTCGAATACTGTTTACGGCCCTTCTGACTGGGGAAGTGCATATGATGCAGCACGTATAGCTAACCTGAAACGCATGGCCGACGAAATATGGAAACGCAAACCGGATGCATTCGTTATTTTCGAACATCTGGCTGATAATTATGAAGAAAAAGAACTTGCCGCATACGATATCCTGTTATGGGGCAATATGAATTACAATTACAACGAAGCCTCAATGGGATTCAACCAGAATGGACAATCGGACTTGAAAGGAGCAATTTATTCTGAGCGCGACTGGTCGAAACCCAACCTGGTTACCTATATGGAAAGCCACGACGAAGAAAGGCTGATGTATAAAAACCTCCAATATGGTAACAGCGAGGGAAGTTATTCAATAAAAGAATTGGGCACAGCCCTGGATAGAATGGAGCTAAACTCGGTATTTTTCATTCCGCTTCCAGGCCCTAAAATGATTTGGCAATTTGGCGAACTTGGCTACGATTACTCTATTGACTCGAACGGCGGACGGCTGAGCGAAAAACCGGTTCGCTGGGACTATTTAGATGAGAAAAACCGAACAGACTTGTTTCAGGTAATGGCCAAGCTAAACGAGTTAAAGCAACAATACGATGTGTTTTCGCCAGATAATACGAGTTACAGCCTGGCTGGAGCAACCAAATGGTATAAACTAAGTAAGGGAAACAATCATGTTGTTGGCCTCGGGAATTTTGATGTTACCGATAATAATATTGCCATTACCTTTCCTTCTGCCGGAAAATACTACGAATTTTTCAGCGGCGATTCGATTGAAATATCAAGTACAAATCAAACCTTTACATTTGCTGCGGGCGAATACCGGCTGTATTCAACACAACAGTTTGAAGAGCCAAGCATTGTAACAGATATCGATGAAATAGAAAATACAACCAACGATTTGAAGGTTTATCCTAATCCGGTATCAAGTAAAATGACAATTGCTTCGGATAAAACCATTTCTTCAGTTCAGGTATATTCAATTGCCGGAACTTTACAATATCAGGCAAACGAGTTGCGCAAAAACAAGGTTGAGATTGATGTGCAGAACTTTACGCCGGGTGTTTATTTAGTACGTGTAATTCAAAACGGAAACAGCACTACACAAAAGGTTCTGGTAAAATAAGTATAAGAAATATTATTCAAAGGCTGGGGTAAAACCCGGCTTTTTTTGTTACTGCTGCACTACCAGCATCTGTTTCGCTATGTGCGATAAGCTTAAACTACAGTTTTATATAAAACTGCACGCTTTCAACAGCGAAAGTATCCATTTGTGAAATATTTTGTATCAGCAGTGGCTCCCCGAAACTACTTTTCAGCGGTTGTCAGGCGACCACGGCGCTACCTGTCCACCACGGCCAAAAAGATCGAGATTGTAACTGAACATGATTTCGTGCGTACCGCTGTTAAAAGCGCTAAGTTCAGAAATAGTAACATCGTACGAGTAACCAATAGTCATTCGTGGCGACGGTTTAAATTGAGTAAGCAAACCGTACGCATCGCCAAAACGATACATGGCACCTA
Proteins encoded in this region:
- a CDS encoding alpha-amylase family glycosyl hydrolase, coding for MAHFRFLFGIYLSLLLSPVFGQITTAPTQPVASQNVIVTFDSSQDSRLGSFTGDLYAHTGVIVEGVTDWQHVIGSWGENSSQPKLTNKGNGIYELEITPDINTYYSVPSNEKVVKLAFVFRSSDGSTQTNDLFVDIYPEGLWLVVSTPSDHSILKQNEETTISASASVEGELSLWFNDTQLAQTTGKEITTNTSFTSGGNHWIIAKIITNSETKYDSVPVYIKNDVTTQAKPTQYKKGINYTSDQSAALVLWAPEKKFVYVLGDFNNWQLSEDYQMKKDGDYFWLDIPNLEKGKEYAFQYLIDGNLKIADPYTEKILDPWNDSYINETTYPNLKTYPSGKTEGIVSVLQPGQEEYQWTVNNFTSPEKEKTVIYEMLIRDFTEQHTYDAVIEKLDYLEDLRINVLELMPVNEFEGNSSWGYNPSFYFAPDKYYGPKNELKRLIDECHKRGIAVVIDMVLNHSYGQSPFVQMYWDASNNRPAANNPWYNQQSNFQNPDAQWGYDFNHESVYTRELVDSINSFWMNEYKVDGFRFDFTKGFSNTVYGPSDWGSAYDAARIANLKRMADEIWKRKPDAFVIFEHLADNYEEKELAAYDILLWGNMNYNYNEASMGFNQNGQSDLKGAIYSERDWSKPNLVTYMESHDEERLMYKNLQYGNSEGSYSIKELGTALDRMELNSVFFIPLPGPKMIWQFGELGYDYSIDSNGGRLSEKPVRWDYLDEKNRTDLFQVMAKLNELKQQYDVFSPDNTSYSLAGATKWYKLSKGNNHVVGLGNFDVTDNNIAITFPSAGKYYEFFSGDSIEISSTNQTFTFAAGEYRLYSTQQFEEPSIVTDIDEIENTTNDLKVYPNPVSSKMTIASDKTISSVQVYSIAGTLQYQANELRKNKVEIDVQNFTPGVYLVRVIQNGNSTTQKVLVK